A single region of the Agromyces sp. Leaf222 genome encodes:
- a CDS encoding SDR family NAD(P)-dependent oxidoreductase, translating to MSFPFADVSTRSLTDLLSLAGRRAVVTGAAQGLGKAIAARLAEAGADLLLIDLNEDAARAAAAELADRYGVRVASTRADVTDAASVAAAADLAVAELGGIDVWVNNAGIFPNAPVTMMPDEMWDATFAVNARGVFLGSREAARRMSADGSGGVIVNIISTAGVQVAFPGMAAYVGSKHAALGMTKSLAVDLAPLGIRVLGVAPSFVPTEGNLAAAKAGAEAAAAAGIEMPPLGVMNTSMIGRMGTPDDIARVVLFAASDLSMIMTGSTLLADAGETV from the coding sequence GTGAGCTTCCCGTTCGCAGACGTCTCGACTCGGTCGCTAACCGACCTGCTCTCGCTCGCCGGCCGCCGCGCCGTCGTCACCGGTGCCGCACAGGGGCTGGGCAAGGCCATCGCGGCGCGTCTGGCCGAAGCCGGTGCAGACCTCCTGCTGATCGACCTGAACGAGGACGCCGCGCGCGCCGCCGCAGCCGAGCTCGCCGACCGATACGGCGTTCGCGTCGCGAGCACGCGCGCCGACGTCACCGACGCGGCCTCGGTCGCGGCGGCCGCTGACCTCGCTGTCGCTGAACTCGGCGGCATCGACGTCTGGGTCAACAACGCCGGGATCTTCCCGAACGCACCCGTCACGATGATGCCCGACGAGATGTGGGACGCGACGTTCGCGGTCAACGCACGAGGCGTGTTCCTCGGTTCGCGTGAAGCCGCGCGTCGCATGTCGGCCGACGGATCCGGCGGCGTCATCGTCAACATCATCTCGACGGCCGGCGTGCAGGTGGCGTTCCCGGGCATGGCCGCCTACGTGGGATCCAAGCATGCGGCGCTCGGCATGACGAAGTCGCTCGCGGTCGACCTGGCACCCCTCGGCATCCGCGTGCTCGGCGTCGCACCGAGCTTCGTGCCGACCGAGGGCAACCTCGCAGCGGCGAAGGCCGGCGCCGAGGCGGCGGCCGCGGCCGGCATCGAGATGCCGCCGCTCGGCGTGATGAACACGAGCATGATCGGCCGCATGGGCACCCCCGACGACATCGCGCGCGTCGTGCTCTTCGCCGCGAGCGACCTCTCGATGATCATGACGGGCAGCACGCTCCTCGCCGACGCGGGCGAGACGGTCTGA
- a CDS encoding family 78 glycoside hydrolase catalytic domain codes for MLTAPSELAVDAGGDGFTVTGAAPRLSWKDPIDRGIRTAYVVEAVIDDAEPLVAEVTGRRLVAWPFQSLRSGQRVRWRVRVASEGATDAAWSAFAVFEAGLLDEDWTAQWISPVEAPVGSDDDPGYGRRAAHMLAGGFTVAGAVVTARLYSTALGLYTATVNGERVGTVELAPGSTSYDRTLYAQAADVTALVRDGVNVIELELSDGWFRGQVGAFRLPAGWGTTLGARIELHLEFADGTRRVVVSDETWTSRRSAVTRADLMDGQTLDRSAPRAAAASVLVDVVDAPSIDWSPAPPVRVVETLTPVELRRLADGAWLADFGQNASGWIRLTDLGAPGTRTVLEYGEALGRDGDLDTSHLDSERPEGRMAFVQRDEVVAGEQGGLFEPRHTVHGFRYARITRSDGGTLAPASLEMRIVQTDLRRTGAFACSDEDLNRLHEIADWSFRGNAVDVPTDCPTRERLAWTGDYQVFAPMATRLYDVHGFSRKWLRSVRDDQLDDGRIANFSPDGRRIKHHLDDQFAMMTGSSGWGDAIVAVPWELYQAYGDEQVLAENVGAMVRWVDWALEQARTTRHFARVQASAEPQPFEQYLWDGTFHWGEWTEPRERDADGHRIDPIKHDPMAWFMADKGEVGTAYLYRSNATLARIAGILGRVDDAARYAASAERIADAWRQAYLRPDGTTTTDTQAAYVRALAFGLVPEELREAAADRLVALIRAAGTHLGTGFLATGDLLPVLAAHGRADVAYELLQQRSAPSWRYMLDRGATTVWEDWEGIDEHGDAHESLNHYSKGAAMRFLHTHTLGLRQDADSIGWEQVVIEPVPGGGLTWARGSHDGPQGTITVEWRIEGERMSLTAEIPSGTSARVVMPDGTEHRIPAGRFTTSAPLPAYDAAPATA; via the coding sequence ATGCTCACCGCACCCTCCGAACTGGCCGTCGACGCAGGCGGCGACGGCTTCACCGTCACCGGCGCCGCACCGCGGCTCTCGTGGAAGGACCCCATCGACCGCGGCATCCGTACCGCGTACGTGGTCGAAGCCGTGATCGACGATGCTGAGCCGCTCGTCGCCGAGGTGACCGGCCGTCGTCTGGTCGCCTGGCCGTTCCAGTCCCTCCGAAGCGGTCAGCGGGTGCGGTGGCGCGTTCGCGTCGCGTCCGAGGGAGCGACGGATGCCGCGTGGTCCGCGTTCGCGGTGTTCGAGGCGGGTCTCCTCGACGAAGACTGGACCGCGCAGTGGATCTCGCCGGTCGAGGCGCCCGTCGGCTCCGACGACGACCCTGGATACGGGCGGCGCGCGGCCCACATGCTCGCGGGCGGCTTCACGGTCGCCGGCGCGGTCGTGACCGCACGGCTCTACTCGACCGCGCTCGGGCTCTACACGGCAACCGTGAACGGCGAGCGCGTCGGCACGGTCGAGCTCGCGCCGGGTTCCACGTCGTACGACCGCACGCTCTATGCGCAGGCCGCCGACGTCACGGCCCTCGTCCGCGACGGTGTCAACGTGATCGAGCTCGAGCTCTCCGACGGCTGGTTCCGCGGTCAGGTCGGCGCGTTCCGGCTCCCCGCGGGATGGGGCACGACGCTGGGTGCCCGCATCGAACTGCACCTCGAGTTCGCCGACGGTACCCGGCGGGTCGTGGTCAGCGACGAGACGTGGACGAGCCGCCGCTCGGCGGTCACGCGCGCCGACCTCATGGACGGGCAGACCCTCGACCGCTCGGCGCCGCGCGCGGCCGCGGCATCCGTCCTCGTCGATGTCGTCGACGCACCGTCGATCGACTGGTCGCCCGCGCCACCGGTCCGCGTCGTCGAGACGCTCACGCCGGTCGAGCTCCGCCGCCTCGCCGACGGCGCGTGGCTCGCCGACTTCGGGCAGAACGCGTCCGGGTGGATCCGACTCACGGATCTCGGCGCGCCCGGCACCCGCACGGTGCTCGAGTACGGCGAGGCGCTCGGCCGCGACGGCGATCTCGACACATCGCACCTCGACTCCGAGCGGCCCGAGGGGCGCATGGCGTTCGTGCAGCGCGACGAGGTCGTCGCGGGGGAGCAGGGGGGCCTCTTCGAGCCCCGCCACACCGTGCACGGCTTCCGGTACGCGCGGATCACGAGGTCCGACGGCGGCACGCTCGCGCCGGCATCCCTCGAGATGCGCATCGTGCAGACCGACCTCCGCCGTACCGGCGCGTTCGCGTGCAGCGACGAAGACCTGAACCGCCTGCACGAGATCGCCGACTGGAGCTTCCGCGGCAACGCGGTCGATGTGCCCACCGACTGCCCGACGCGTGAGCGGCTCGCTTGGACCGGCGACTACCAGGTCTTCGCGCCGATGGCGACGCGCCTCTACGACGTGCACGGCTTCAGCCGCAAGTGGCTGCGGTCGGTGCGTGACGACCAGCTCGACGACGGTCGCATCGCGAACTTCTCGCCCGACGGCCGGCGGATCAAGCACCACCTCGACGACCAGTTCGCCATGATGACCGGTTCGTCGGGCTGGGGCGACGCGATCGTCGCCGTGCCGTGGGAGCTCTACCAGGCGTACGGCGACGAACAGGTGCTCGCCGAGAACGTCGGCGCGATGGTGCGCTGGGTCGACTGGGCGCTCGAGCAGGCGCGCACGACCAGGCACTTCGCCCGCGTGCAGGCCTCCGCCGAGCCCCAGCCGTTCGAGCAGTACCTCTGGGACGGCACGTTCCACTGGGGCGAATGGACCGAACCGCGGGAGCGCGATGCCGATGGACATCGCATCGACCCGATCAAGCACGATCCGATGGCCTGGTTCATGGCGGACAAGGGCGAGGTCGGCACCGCCTACCTGTACCGATCCAACGCGACGCTCGCCCGCATCGCGGGCATTCTGGGTCGCGTCGACGATGCCGCCCGCTACGCGGCGAGCGCCGAGCGCATCGCCGACGCCTGGCGGCAGGCGTACCTCCGTCCCGACGGCACGACCACGACCGACACCCAGGCCGCCTATGTGCGCGCTCTGGCGTTCGGCCTCGTGCCCGAGGAGCTGCGTGAGGCCGCGGCCGATCGGCTCGTCGCGCTGATCCGGGCGGCGGGCACGCACCTCGGCACCGGCTTCCTGGCGACCGGCGACCTGCTCCCGGTGCTCGCAGCCCACGGGCGGGCGGATGTCGCGTACGAGCTCCTGCAGCAGCGCAGCGCGCCGTCGTGGCGGTACATGCTCGACCGCGGCGCGACCACGGTCTGGGAGGACTGGGAGGGCATCGACGAGCACGGCGACGCCCACGAGTCCCTGAACCACTACAGCAAGGGCGCCGCGATGCGGTTCCTGCACACCCACACCCTCGGGCTCCGGCAGGACGCCGACTCGATCGGCTGGGAGCAGGTCGTCATCGAGCCCGTTCCGGGCGGCGGACTCACGTGGGCACGTGGTTCGCACGACGGACCGCAGGGCACGATCACGGTCGAGTGGCGGATCGAGGGCGAGCGGATGTCGCTGACCGCCGAGATCCCGTCGGGCACGAGCGCCCGCGTGGTGATGCCCGACGGCACCGAGCACCGGATCCCAGCGGGCCGATTCACGACCTCGGCACCACTGCCCGCGTACGATGCCGCGCCCGCCACGGCGTGA
- a CDS encoding glycoside hydrolase family 1 protein — MTTFPDGFLWGAATAGHQIEGNNVNSDWWAREQMMPGMELSGDAVDGYHRYAEDIRLLAEAGLTSYRFSLEWSRIEPVRGHFSKAELAHYRRVIDCCLEHGVTPVVTLQHFTTPQWFAALGGWDGPEAQELFCAYVEQACTILDGVEWVATMNEPNMQAAIMTAMRHLAASGGEWTSPTVEADGDDEKKQTHSEFLTYADPEIGRLFTRIHHAAREIVRERTGAKVGWTIAAGALTAAPGGEEKLLQIRYGKEDVYWEGSRGDDFVGVQAYSTQQVDANGLVPHPPAPDNTLVGTAFRPDSLAMAVRHAWEVSEHTPIVITENGIATADDTQRIRYTDEALRGLAGTIADGIDVRGYLHWSLLDNFEWGHWEPTFGLIAVDRDTFVRTPKPSLAWLGAVAQRNALESAEVAA, encoded by the coding sequence ATGACCACCTTCCCCGATGGATTCCTGTGGGGTGCCGCAACTGCGGGCCACCAGATCGAGGGCAACAACGTGAACAGCGACTGGTGGGCGCGCGAGCAGATGATGCCCGGCATGGAGCTCTCGGGCGATGCCGTCGACGGCTACCACCGCTACGCCGAGGACATCCGCCTGCTGGCTGAAGCCGGGCTGACGTCGTACCGGTTCAGTCTCGAGTGGTCTCGCATCGAGCCGGTGCGCGGGCACTTCTCGAAGGCCGAGCTCGCGCACTACCGGCGCGTGATCGACTGCTGCCTCGAGCATGGCGTGACCCCGGTCGTGACGCTGCAGCACTTCACCACGCCGCAGTGGTTCGCCGCGCTCGGCGGCTGGGACGGCCCCGAAGCGCAGGAGCTGTTCTGCGCCTATGTCGAGCAGGCCTGCACGATCCTCGACGGCGTCGAGTGGGTCGCGACGATGAACGAGCCGAACATGCAGGCCGCGATCATGACCGCGATGCGCCACCTCGCGGCATCCGGCGGTGAGTGGACCAGCCCCACGGTCGAGGCCGATGGCGACGACGAGAAGAAGCAGACCCACAGCGAGTTCCTCACGTACGCCGATCCCGAGATCGGGCGCCTGTTCACCCGCATCCACCACGCGGCCCGCGAGATCGTACGCGAGCGCACCGGAGCGAAGGTCGGTTGGACGATCGCGGCCGGCGCGCTGACCGCGGCGCCCGGCGGCGAGGAGAAGCTCCTGCAGATCCGCTACGGCAAGGAGGATGTGTACTGGGAGGGAAGCCGTGGCGACGACTTCGTCGGCGTTCAGGCGTACTCGACCCAGCAGGTCGACGCGAACGGACTCGTGCCGCACCCGCCCGCACCCGACAACACGCTCGTCGGGACCGCGTTCCGGCCCGACTCGCTGGCGATGGCGGTGCGCCACGCCTGGGAGGTCAGCGAGCACACCCCGATCGTGATCACCGAGAACGGCATCGCGACCGCCGACGACACGCAGCGCATCCGCTACACCGACGAAGCCCTGCGGGGCCTCGCGGGCACCATCGCCGACGGCATCGACGTGCGTGGTTACCTGCACTGGTCGCTGCTCGACAACTTCGAGTGGGGCCACTGGGAGCCGACGTTCGGGCTCATCGCGGTCGACCGCGACACGTTCGTGCGCACCCCGAAGCCGAGCCTCGCCTGGCTCGGCGCGGTCGCCCAGCGCAACGCGCTCGAGTCGGCGGAGGTCGCAGCGTGA
- a CDS encoding TetR/AcrR family transcriptional regulator — protein sequence MHGTNPSVIAVAPDAAARTPAPRGPRGPYASTPARRAEIVRAALASFAEHGYERASLRDIAARANLTHAALLRHFASKDDLLLAALAQRDDDDEEMARRIMQSKVSAERVLSSVLADEFSHPERQRNWLAITVAATNPEHPAHDFFIARRERMRVHFSSGQLTTAHDSEELTADDKVTMLMAMMDGLRIQALFDPSRETLPLLETFMRLITTDEDRRGTLDASSPSD from the coding sequence ATGCACGGTACGAACCCCTCGGTCATCGCGGTGGCGCCGGATGCCGCGGCGCGGACCCCCGCGCCCCGGGGCCCCCGCGGACCGTACGCGAGCACGCCGGCACGCCGCGCCGAGATCGTCCGCGCCGCGCTCGCGAGCTTCGCCGAGCACGGGTACGAGCGCGCGTCCCTCCGCGACATCGCCGCCAGGGCCAACTTGACGCATGCCGCGCTCCTCCGGCACTTCGCCAGCAAGGACGACCTCCTCCTCGCCGCCCTCGCGCAGCGCGACGACGACGACGAGGAGATGGCGCGCCGCATCATGCAGTCGAAGGTCTCGGCCGAGCGCGTGCTCTCGAGCGTGCTCGCCGACGAGTTCTCCCATCCCGAACGCCAGCGCAACTGGCTTGCGATCACGGTCGCCGCGACGAACCCCGAGCACCCTGCGCACGACTTCTTCATCGCGCGACGCGAGCGCATGCGCGTGCACTTCTCGAGCGGTCAACTCACCACCGCACACGACAGTGAAGAGCTCACCGCAGACGACAAGGTCACCATGCTCATGGCGATGATGGATGGACTTCGCATCCAGGCCCTCTTCGACCCGTCGCGCGAGACCCTCCCTTTGCTCGAGACGTTCATGCGCCTCATCACGACCGACGAGGATCGGCGCGGCACCCTCGACGCATCGTCACCGTCGGACTGA
- a CDS encoding MFS transporter — MVTKNEPGAEHAAGLAVSDANVAPVVDSAVVEPQQPMSKGYIVWLMLASFGASMAMMVPLSYGIAVRITELAPGHEEFLGFITGIAQAVYLVISPLVGIWSDRTRSRFGRRSPFIYLGTAIGLAGLVVIGLAPSLLIVGAGWVLGMVGWSIAGAALQTIQADKLPESQRGKVSALTGLMTQIAPVLGIGVAYAVSSNTFLVFVVPGAIGAVLLALFPLIKPEGSSKDLAPSTQVTVRSVVSSYGFNIRKYPDFAWNWLGRFVFFIGLYFNTTFGTFFYAQRLDMPVREVAGVVATVGMIGVLAAAVGAIAGGFLSDKLQRRRLFVMIAAVLFVVGAVVEATAWSLPQIVAGAVLMQLTIAVFATVDQAIVYAIIPERDQAGRYMAVIQFAQKIPSAVAPLLAGLVIMLGATGGEKNYTLLYLLGAGFAFFGGLIILLKVKSIR, encoded by the coding sequence ATGGTGACGAAGAACGAGCCGGGCGCGGAGCACGCCGCCGGCCTCGCCGTGTCCGACGCGAATGTCGCGCCGGTGGTCGACAGCGCTGTGGTCGAGCCGCAGCAGCCGATGAGCAAGGGCTACATCGTCTGGCTCATGCTCGCCAGCTTCGGCGCGTCGATGGCGATGATGGTCCCGCTCTCGTACGGCATCGCGGTGCGGATCACCGAGCTCGCGCCGGGCCACGAAGAGTTCCTGGGATTCATCACGGGCATCGCACAGGCCGTCTACCTCGTCATCAGCCCGCTCGTCGGCATCTGGAGCGACCGCACGCGCTCGCGGTTCGGCCGCCGGAGCCCGTTCATCTACCTCGGCACTGCGATCGGCCTCGCGGGACTCGTCGTCATCGGCCTTGCGCCGAGCCTGCTGATCGTCGGTGCCGGTTGGGTGCTCGGCATGGTCGGCTGGTCGATCGCCGGTGCGGCCCTGCAGACGATCCAGGCCGACAAGCTGCCCGAGTCGCAACGCGGCAAGGTGTCGGCCCTCACCGGCCTCATGACGCAGATCGCACCGGTGCTCGGCATCGGCGTCGCCTACGCGGTGTCGTCGAACACGTTCCTGGTCTTCGTCGTGCCGGGCGCGATCGGCGCCGTGCTGCTCGCGCTCTTCCCGCTCATCAAGCCCGAGGGCAGCTCGAAGGACCTCGCTCCGTCGACACAGGTCACGGTCAGGTCCGTCGTCTCGAGCTACGGCTTCAACATCCGCAAGTACCCCGACTTCGCGTGGAACTGGCTCGGTCGTTTCGTCTTCTTCATCGGCCTGTACTTCAACACGACCTTCGGCACGTTCTTCTACGCTCAGCGCCTCGACATGCCCGTGCGCGAGGTCGCCGGCGTGGTCGCCACGGTGGGCATGATCGGCGTGCTCGCAGCCGCCGTCGGTGCGATCGCGGGCGGATTCCTCTCCGACAAGCTCCAGCGTCGTCGCCTGTTCGTCATGATCGCCGCCGTGCTGTTCGTCGTCGGTGCGGTCGTCGAAGCCACCGCGTGGTCGCTTCCGCAGATCGTCGCCGGCGCCGTGCTCATGCAGCTCACGATCGCCGTGTTCGCGACCGTCGACCAGGCGATCGTCTACGCGATCATCCCCGAGCGCGACCAGGCGGGTCGATACATGGCGGTCATCCAGTTCGCCCAGAAGATCCCGAGCGCGGTCGCGCCACTGCTGGCCGGTCTCGTGATCATGCTCGGCGCGACCGGCGGTGAGAAGAACTACACCCTGCTGTACCTGCTCGGTGCCGGGTTCGCCTTCTTCGGCGGCCTCATCATCCTGCTCAAGGTCAAGTCGATCCGCTGA
- a CDS encoding amidohydrolase family protein: protein MRTAIVAGRVFDGTTDLGRKTVVIADGLIESIGDATPTDAEVVLAPGATLLPGLIDSHVHTDTAGLRLALQFGVTTELEMQGANTARDRTHITEDDSLADVRSAGFGLTPPGGHPEELFPKDFNPQGGAGRGGPGGGPGGAGRPPRPERVDPIVRAKVTTPEEAVDVVGQLARAGSDYIKFMVDDGSVEGHPGLPMLDQATLNAGVAEAHRLGLLTVAHALTIDATQMSIDAGIDGLAHLFMDRPHTSQIIDAIASSGAFVVACVVLDASMMGITGSALADDPRVAGKLSTEWDETLRSSFNHYPQGRLEDVLATVRALDAAGVDLLIGTDVSQPLPFLGGLAHGASVHQELQYFVDAGLSPVTALTAATAVAARRFGLTDRGTIAVGQRADLLLVDGDPTTTISDSLNIRDVWRRGIRQPSA, encoded by the coding sequence ATGCGTACTGCAATTGTGGCCGGTCGGGTCTTCGACGGCACCACGGACCTGGGCCGCAAGACGGTCGTGATCGCCGATGGGCTCATCGAGTCCATCGGAGATGCCACGCCCACTGATGCCGAGGTCGTCCTTGCACCGGGCGCCACGCTTCTCCCGGGCCTCATCGACTCGCATGTGCACACCGACACCGCCGGCCTTCGCCTGGCGCTGCAGTTCGGTGTCACGACGGAGCTCGAGATGCAGGGAGCGAACACCGCCCGCGACCGCACCCACATCACCGAGGATGACAGCCTGGCCGATGTGCGTTCGGCCGGGTTCGGCCTCACGCCTCCCGGCGGACATCCGGAAGAGTTGTTCCCCAAGGACTTCAACCCGCAGGGTGGTGCAGGCCGGGGCGGCCCCGGTGGTGGCCCCGGCGGCGCCGGCCGCCCGCCCCGTCCCGAGCGCGTCGATCCGATCGTGCGTGCCAAGGTCACGACTCCGGAGGAGGCGGTGGATGTCGTCGGCCAGCTCGCTCGGGCCGGATCCGACTACATCAAGTTCATGGTCGATGACGGCAGCGTCGAGGGTCACCCCGGCCTGCCCATGCTCGATCAGGCGACGCTGAACGCCGGAGTCGCGGAGGCCCACCGCCTGGGGCTGCTCACGGTGGCGCACGCACTCACCATCGACGCCACGCAGATGAGCATCGACGCCGGCATCGATGGTCTGGCGCACCTGTTCATGGACCGGCCGCACACGTCGCAGATCATCGATGCCATCGCCTCGTCCGGCGCGTTCGTCGTCGCCTGCGTCGTGCTCGACGCCTCGATGATGGGCATCACCGGCTCGGCGCTCGCCGACGACCCCAGGGTCGCCGGCAAGCTCTCCACGGAGTGGGACGAGACGCTGCGCAGCAGCTTCAACCACTACCCGCAGGGTCGACTCGAGGATGTTCTCGCCACAGTTCGCGCCCTCGATGCCGCCGGGGTCGACCTCCTCATCGGCACGGACGTCTCCCAGCCGCTGCCTTTCCTCGGCGGTCTCGCCCACGGCGCGAGCGTGCACCAGGAGCTGCAGTACTTCGTCGATGCGGGCCTTTCGCCCGTCACGGCGCTCACCGCGGCGACAGCGGTTGCGGCTCGCCGTTTCGGTCTCACCGATCGAGGCACGATCGCGGTGGGGCAGCGGGCCGACCTTCTCCTCGTCGACGGCGATCCGACCACGACGATCAGCGACTCGCTGAACATCCGCGACGTCTGGCGCCGCGGCATCCGTCAGCCCTCAGCCTGA
- a CDS encoding amidohydrolase family protein gives MPLTLGRPPFLVEFPVDTFRSLVDAVYAGVLDRHPDLKIIAAHCGGALPALAWRVSSLALVNALEGARCRISPLLMVEHGTLEVYPGAPHGIYGDDQAALDQDILDFINHLSRVSRGHLP, from the coding sequence GTGCCGCTCACGCTCGGTCGTCCGCCCTTCCTGGTGGAGTTTCCCGTCGACACCTTCCGGTCGCTCGTCGACGCCGTCTACGCGGGAGTCCTCGATCGGCATCCGGACCTGAAGATCATCGCGGCCCACTGCGGCGGCGCCCTGCCGGCGCTGGCCTGGCGCGTGAGCAGCCTCGCGCTCGTCAACGCACTCGAAGGAGCTCGATGCCGTATTTCACCACTTCTGATGGTCGAGCACGGCACCCTCGAGGTCTACCCGGGAGCCCCGCACGGCATCTACGGCGACGACCAAGCGGCGCTTGACCAGGACATCCTCGACTTCATCAATCACTTGAGTCGCGTATCACGTGGTCATCTCCCGTGA